In the Paenibacillus sp. FSL R7-0337 genome, TGAGATCAATGCCTCCGGTTATTTGTTGAAGCCTGTAGAAGACAAGGATCTCTATGACATGCTGGAATCTCTGTCTGCCGCTCTGGAGCAGGAACGGGAGCAGAACCGCTCCTTCACCGAGGCGCTGTCCCTGGTGAACAAGGAGCTGATTCTGCGCTGGTTCGAGGATGCATCGCCTGAGCCGGCGGAGCAGCATCTGCGCAGTGCCCTGAATCCGCTGCTCATGAAGGGGGCGGCTGCAGCGATTATTGAGATTGATGATCTGGAATGGAAAATGCGCGACCTGTCCGAGGAGGATGCGCGTGTCAAGACGCGGCAGATGGCTGGACAGATTAGAGCGTTCGTAGAGAGCGCCCAGCTGGGAACGCTGATTCCTGTCCATCATCACCGGTTCGTCATTCTGTGCAGCCTTCCGCCGGACAGCTTCCTCAGTCTGTTGGATGAGCTGATTAAGCAGATGGCCGGGAGTTCACCCTGCACCTTAACCATCGGGGTCGGGCGTTACGCCCAGAATGAGGCGGGGCTGCATGAATCCTACCAGCAGGCAACGGCTGCACTCAGTGCGAAGTGGCTGCTGGGCAAGAACCGGCTGATCCGCGACAATCTGGAGTCCTCCCCGCGCGGGACGCCGGGGGCAAGGATTGAACAGACTGTTGTGCAGCTGCTGGAGGCGATCATCCAGTACGATCTGGTGGCGATTGATGATCATCTCCTGGAGCTGTTCACGAATGCGGGCAAGAAGGATGTCTATGAGCTGATTATCCGTATCACCTCCAAGCTGCATGCGGATCTTCAGCAGCAGAATGAGAATCTGTATGAGCTGCTCCAGTGGGAGTCCCATCAGCCGGATATCTTGTTCCAGTTCGAGACGATTCACGATATCCTGTCGTGGATGAGACGGAGATTCTTCGAGCTGTCAGAGCTGCTGTATGTGAAGCGGCAACGGCAGAAGCGCAAGCTGATCGACGAGATTATGAATTATGTCGAGGAGAATCTGGAGAAGAAGATCACACTGAAGGAGGTAGCCGCCCACTTCGATTTCACCCCGAATTATCTGGGCTTCCTGTTCAAGGAGGAATACGGGGTTCCTTTCAGTGAATACGTCAACGAACGCAAGACAGGCAGAGTGTTCGAGCTGCTCAGTGATCCGACGCTTAAGATCTATGAGATAGCTGAACGGATGGGCTATAAGAATATCATCTATTTCAACCGTCAGTTCAAGCAGATCACCGGCATGACGCCCGGGGAATACCGCAAGAAGCAGAAGATATAGGCTTTGCTTACCAAACGTTGCCAGCTCTGGTTTTCAAATCAGAGGGCAACGTTTTTTGTTTTTTGGAAAGTATATATATTTAAACGGATCGTTGAAAAAGTATTACTTTTAGTTGATAGCCCTAATCCACACCGGATGGACGCTTATTTATAATAAGTCTATAGAGAAATGGGAATGGGAAAGGGGATTCAAGATGAAACAGAAACAACATGGATTCTGGGATGACGTCAAGAAATACAGATCCTTGCTTCTTATGCTGACACCGGCAGTATTGTTCTTTCTGCTCTTTGCTTATCTGCCTATGTCGGGCATTGTGCTGGCATTCAAGCAATTTGATTATACGGGCGGGGTATTCGGCAGTCCGTGGAACGGGCTGGATAACTTCAAATTCTTCTTTGATTCCGGTGACGCCTGGCGCGTAACCCGAAATACAGCGCTATATAACATTGCATTCATCGTTGTGAACAACGGGCTTCAGATCTTCGCAGCTATCCTGCTGTTCGAGGTAGCGGGCAAATGGTTCCGCAAGCTGACCCAAACGGTATTGTTCCTGC is a window encoding:
- a CDS encoding response regulator translates to MSINVLLVDDEAIDLEWLRRRVLASPLDLAVVGTANSGFNALKIMEQERVDIILSDIRMPIMTGTEFARRAKVIHPKVKIVFISGHEDFSYAKEAIEINASGYLLKPVEDKDLYDMLESLSAALEQEREQNRSFTEALSLVNKELILRWFEDASPEPAEQHLRSALNPLLMKGAAAAIIEIDDLEWKMRDLSEEDARVKTRQMAGQIRAFVESAQLGTLIPVHHHRFVILCSLPPDSFLSLLDELIKQMAGSSPCTLTIGVGRYAQNEAGLHESYQQATAALSAKWLLGKNRLIRDNLESSPRGTPGARIEQTVVQLLEAIIQYDLVAIDDHLLELFTNAGKKDVYELIIRITSKLHADLQQQNENLYELLQWESHQPDILFQFETIHDILSWMRRRFFELSELLYVKRQRQKRKLIDEIMNYVEENLEKKITLKEVAAHFDFTPNYLGFLFKEEYGVPFSEYVNERKTGRVFELLSDPTLKIYEIAERMGYKNIIYFNRQFKQITGMTPGEYRKKQKI